The Rhodocytophaga rosea genome has a segment encoding these proteins:
- a CDS encoding IS630 family transposase — protein sequence MQNKEAYEQKVKRLHALLYLAQTGSIDLYFGDESGFCLTPCVPYGWIKKGEHAPILSQRSTRINVFGLLSTNNELLTYQKSGSLNADFIIECVEAFSTSISKFTVIVLDNASWHTCGLWEVKKEEWEQKGLYIFLLPKYSPHLNRIERFWKQVKYHWLKAEDYLSVEALKEALYTIFSGLGTYFKLDFKKLEVDENIILNCV from the coding sequence TTGCAAAACAAAGAAGCATATGAGCAGAAAGTCAAGCGATTACATGCTTTGCTTTATTTGGCACAGACAGGCAGTATAGATTTATATTTTGGAGACGAATCAGGGTTTTGCCTTACCCCTTGTGTACCTTATGGATGGATCAAAAAAGGCGAACACGCCCCTATTTTATCCCAAAGAAGTACAAGGATAAATGTATTTGGCTTGTTAAGTACAAATAATGAGTTGCTTACTTATCAGAAAAGTGGGAGTCTAAACGCTGACTTTATCATTGAATGTGTAGAGGCCTTCTCAACATCTATTTCCAAGTTTACTGTCATAGTCTTAGACAACGCCTCCTGGCATACATGTGGCCTATGGGAAGTCAAAAAAGAAGAATGGGAACAGAAAGGATTATACATCTTTTTGCTGCCTAAGTATAGTCCTCATCTTAACAGGATCGAACGATTTTGGAAGCAGGTGAAATATCATTGGCTCAAAGCCGAAGACTATCTGTCTGTAGAAGCGCTTAAGGAGGCACTTTATACCATCTTTTCAGGATTGGGTACTTACTTTAAACTTGATTTTAAAAAACTTGAAGTAGATGAAAATATTATACTTAATTGTGTTTAA
- a CDS encoding SusD/RagB family nutrient-binding outer membrane lipoprotein: protein MNSTQSNGRFLNNTRLLFVGLLISACTHSFEDINTNSNNPSTVLPKQLLAGIQRDMMHTLVNESWVIGTTVIQYTAKNTTTLVDRYIWGERNQIWDAVYDNMRDVNNILKQTSEGKENNYRGVALVLRAWLFSLVTDCYGDIPYTEAIQGKEGILSPAYDRQETIYEGILTDLAEANRLLSDAANIENDFIYGGDINKWRKLANSLRLRYLLRISGRKEVGAEMQQIVANPAEYPLFESNVDNASYTFSATAPDQFPLLALRIGSFNESRASKTLIDKLQQLQDPRLKVFFRPTPSTEATPSTDDEYTGIPNGLTDVEAIRYNGGPDFQSRISPLFYEQSITDKGLQIAKGFMMTYAELQFILAEAAQRKIIISSPETHYKNGIQASFQFYGKQVEEAYFLQNEVMFEGTDIQKLEKVLTQKWISQFFQGFEAWFDWRRTGFPSLKPGVHNENANKIPVRFIYPIIEQSLNAKNRADAILLQGPDDINTRVWWDIE, encoded by the coding sequence ATGAATAGCACACAAAGCAATGGCAGATTTTTGAATAATACCCGGCTGTTATTTGTAGGGCTGCTTATATCTGCCTGCACCCATTCCTTTGAAGACATAAATACCAATTCCAATAACCCTTCGACTGTATTACCAAAACAGCTCTTAGCCGGTATCCAGCGGGACATGATGCATACCCTGGTGAATGAATCCTGGGTGATTGGCACAACGGTGATTCAGTATACGGCTAAAAATACAACTACCCTGGTTGACCGCTATATATGGGGTGAACGGAACCAGATCTGGGATGCAGTATACGATAATATGCGGGATGTAAACAATATATTAAAGCAAACCAGTGAAGGAAAAGAGAACAATTACCGGGGTGTTGCCTTGGTGTTACGGGCATGGCTATTTTCTCTGGTAACGGATTGTTATGGCGATATTCCTTATACAGAAGCGATTCAAGGCAAAGAAGGTATACTATCGCCCGCTTACGACAGGCAGGAAACTATTTATGAAGGTATATTGACTGATCTGGCAGAAGCTAACCGGTTATTATCAGATGCAGCCAATATTGAAAATGATTTTATCTATGGCGGAGATATAAACAAATGGAGAAAACTGGCCAATTCCTTGCGCCTGCGTTATTTACTGCGTATTTCTGGCCGCAAAGAGGTAGGAGCAGAGATGCAGCAAATCGTAGCAAACCCGGCAGAATATCCCTTGTTTGAAAGCAATGTTGACAATGCTTCTTATACTTTTTCTGCCACGGCTCCTGACCAGTTTCCTTTGCTTGCGCTGAGAATAGGCTCATTCAACGAATCCAGAGCAAGCAAAACCCTAATCGATAAACTTCAGCAATTACAGGACCCCAGGCTAAAAGTTTTCTTTCGGCCTACTCCTTCAACAGAAGCCACTCCATCCACAGACGATGAATATACAGGGATTCCGAATGGATTAACAGATGTAGAAGCCATCCGCTATAATGGAGGCCCTGATTTTCAATCACGTATCAGCCCATTGTTTTATGAGCAATCCATTACTGACAAAGGTTTACAGATAGCCAAAGGATTTATGATGACGTATGCCGAACTACAGTTTATTCTGGCAGAAGCAGCCCAGCGAAAAATTATTATCTCCAGTCCTGAAACACATTACAAAAATGGTATTCAGGCATCGTTTCAATTTTATGGGAAACAAGTTGAGGAAGCTTATTTTTTGCAAAATGAAGTGATGTTTGAAGGGACAGATATACAAAAACTAGAGAAAGTACTCACGCAGAAATGGATTTCCCAGTTTTTTCAGGGGTTTGAAGCGTGGTTTGACTGGCGGCGTACCGGATTTCCTAGCTTAAAACCTGGTGTACATAATGAGAACGCAAATAAAATTCCAGTCCGGTTTATATACCCCATCATAGAACAATCATTAAATGCAAAAAACCGTGCTGATGCTATTCTGCTGCAAGGTCCGGATGACATCAATACTAGGGTCTGGTGGGATATAGAGTAA
- a CDS encoding helix-turn-helix domain-containing protein, translated as MRYIKKITDKQKQDLEKIHKDSKSYQERNRCQCILLSNQGYQVQKLASIFQVSQLSIYKWFDRFEKTGVVGLKNQKGKGRKPILTTSNATHVEVVENSIEKEKQQLKLAKREIEAKLGTAMSEMTLKRFLKKLTTDGNVSVNG; from the coding sequence ATGCGTTATATCAAGAAGATTACAGACAAGCAAAAACAAGACTTAGAGAAGATTCATAAAGATAGTAAAAGTTATCAGGAACGTAACCGTTGCCAATGTATACTGTTATCCAATCAAGGCTATCAAGTACAGAAGTTAGCAAGCATTTTTCAAGTAAGTCAGTTAAGTATTTATAAGTGGTTTGATCGCTTTGAGAAAACAGGTGTGGTAGGGTTAAAGAACCAAAAAGGGAAAGGCAGAAAACCCATCCTTACTACCAGTAATGCTACCCATGTTGAAGTAGTGGAAAATAGCATAGAGAAAGAAAAACAACAACTTAAATTAGCTAAGCGAGAGATAGAAGCTAAATTAGGCACGGCTATGAGTGAGATGACCTTGAAGCGGTTTTTAAAAAAATTGACTACCGATGGAAACGTTTCCGTAAATGGATAA
- a CDS encoding tetratricopeptide repeat protein: MGSLTSVLPLILLLMLFASSLHGQSVREKPKPTKAAKQVPGMAQVYVDSLQAVLQATPDKADKIELYGLLFFTYASTVGNLEVARQYADTIKRVATQVNTKDALAYVNYYLGMLARFDGKYTEALNYLNPIIEYCNTTGNSSLLADCLFQTAVIENELGNYDKSLEISYGAFELFEKERIHFGVARVAMNVGNLFTSMKKWEDAISMYNKSLASFTSMKQDINSKMGELRVMINMGNAYAQMKQYEKARTHYKQALLLSDSIGSTRTAATILSNMGEVLSAEGKYDSALQYHLQALRIREQASQMDKIALNLLWVGDTYMLLKNYAQAQHYLQKALSVSKEFHAKPALRDSYKKLSALYAAQQNFQKAFEYQGLFTAMKDSILNEETTRQLSELQTKYEIGEKDKQLALFAKEKQVQQKEVQRKVLQQKALIGGLLLVTVIAGLVIYLLRQRMRNQKLLMAKDQEIKETQLLHQMSALEMKALRAQMNPHFIFNCMNSINRMILEQDTAGASRYLTKLSKLIRLILENSENTSVSLQNELIMLEAYLQLENLRFKGRIGYKISVDEAIDQENTFLPSMVLQPFVENAIWHGLMHKEKEEQGFIHISIKETEDVLRCVIEDNGVGREIATALKKNSVVHSKSMGLHITEERLRLYNKGKTGQLIQITDLKDSMNRALGTRVDLLVPLE, encoded by the coding sequence ATGGGCTCCCTCACCTCTGTTCTACCCCTGATTCTGCTGTTGATGTTGTTTGCCTCTTCCCTCCATGGTCAATCGGTACGTGAGAAACCAAAACCAACCAAAGCAGCCAAACAGGTTCCCGGAATGGCACAGGTATATGTGGATAGTTTGCAGGCTGTTTTACAAGCTACGCCGGACAAAGCTGATAAGATTGAACTGTATGGACTCCTGTTTTTTACATACGCCAGTACAGTAGGTAACCTGGAAGTGGCCCGCCAGTATGCAGATACGATAAAACGAGTGGCCACTCAGGTAAATACGAAAGATGCCTTGGCATATGTTAACTATTATCTTGGCATGCTGGCCCGTTTTGATGGAAAATATACAGAAGCCCTCAACTATTTAAATCCCATCATAGAGTATTGCAATACTACCGGGAATTCCTCCCTGTTGGCTGATTGCTTATTTCAAACGGCCGTAATAGAAAATGAACTGGGCAACTATGATAAAAGTCTTGAAATTAGTTATGGTGCTTTTGAGCTTTTCGAAAAGGAAAGAATACACTTTGGTGTAGCCAGGGTAGCGATGAATGTAGGCAATTTGTTTACATCTATGAAAAAGTGGGAGGATGCTATTTCGATGTATAATAAATCCCTGGCCAGTTTTACCAGCATGAAACAGGATATCAATTCAAAAATGGGTGAGCTGAGGGTAATGATCAATATGGGGAATGCGTATGCACAGATGAAACAATATGAAAAAGCCAGAACGCATTACAAACAAGCCTTGCTGCTTAGCGATTCTATTGGCTCAACCCGGACAGCAGCTACCATTCTCAGTAATATGGGGGAAGTATTAAGTGCCGAGGGAAAATATGACAGCGCCCTGCAATATCATCTTCAGGCTTTACGCATCCGCGAACAGGCTTCTCAGATGGATAAGATCGCATTAAATCTACTATGGGTGGGTGACACTTATATGTTGCTGAAAAATTATGCTCAGGCCCAACATTATCTCCAGAAAGCGCTTTCGGTATCAAAAGAATTTCATGCCAAACCTGCCTTGCGCGATAGTTATAAGAAACTTTCTGCCTTATATGCGGCTCAGCAAAATTTCCAGAAAGCCTTTGAGTACCAGGGGCTATTTACTGCCATGAAAGATAGTATACTGAATGAAGAAACTACCCGACAGCTGAGTGAACTGCAAACCAAATATGAAATAGGCGAAAAAGACAAACAACTCGCCCTTTTTGCCAAGGAGAAACAGGTGCAGCAAAAAGAAGTGCAGCGGAAAGTGCTGCAGCAAAAAGCCCTGATTGGCGGCCTGCTTCTGGTAACAGTTATTGCCGGGTTGGTTATTTATTTACTTCGCCAGAGAATGAGGAACCAGAAATTATTGATGGCAAAAGACCAGGAAATCAAAGAAACCCAGCTCCTGCACCAGATGAGTGCACTGGAAATGAAAGCCTTACGGGCACAGATGAATCCTCATTTCATTTTTAACTGCATGAATTCCATCAACCGCATGATTCTGGAACAGGATACGGCTGGTGCTTCCAGGTACCTGACTAAGCTTTCGAAATTAATCCGGCTTATCCTGGAAAATTCGGAAAACACGTCTGTCTCCCTACAGAATGAACTAATCATGCTGGAAGCGTATCTCCAACTGGAGAATCTGCGGTTTAAAGGCAGGATCGGATATAAAATCAGCGTAGATGAGGCAATAGACCAGGAAAATACATTTTTACCCTCGATGGTATTACAACCCTTTGTAGAAAATGCGATCTGGCATGGCTTAATGCACAAAGAAAAAGAGGAACAGGGATTTATACATATCAGCATTAAAGAAACAGAAGACGTGCTCAGGTGTGTGATTGAAGATAATGGCGTGGGCAGGGAAATAGCTACTGCGTTAAAGAAAAATTCGGTGGTTCACAGTAAATCCATGGGATTGCATATTACCGAAGAGCGTCTGAGGCTGTACAATAAGGGAAAAACCGGCCAGTTGATTCAAATTACTGACCTGAAAGATTCTATGAACCGGGCTTTAGGTACCAGGGTAGATCTTCTGGTTCCCTTAGAATAA
- a CDS encoding tetratricopeptide repeat protein has translation MKLQVLLQVIMFILLAGSTSLLAQPEIDSLLSQLKITPAGQGKIDLYEKIGCYYMNVEVQDFVRAKSYTDSIKLLSEKLHSRKGHFQALYAYGLLAYQQGNYAQAQENLQAVIDYSKAQGDSVRLGEGLYHMAVVDMNLGKYDKSLATLYLLMENEEKESDPRKVGMLLNMIGIIHDRTNKFNEAVDAYIQAGDMFKKANLPVRYGMSLQNMANIYLAQKKYGQAAKAYKEALRIFEVARLPVLVAIVLGNLGRLYVAQNEHGQALGYHQRALVVWRQHSRKQSLANCLKNLGNTSLKLKQYAQASTYLNEALQLAQEIKADLLLYDVYSAIQALHLEQDDYKQAYHFYSLANQMKDSLFTESKIKEVNELQAKYETEKKDKQIALLAKEKAIQAQETQRQATFKKASIGGGILISLLAILSFYVFQQRLKNQKLLTSKNDEIKEATFKRQLSELEIKALRAQINPHFLFNCLNSINRMVLDGETDTASVYLSKFSKLVRLILENTETTTVTLENELALLESYIQLEELRFKGKISYSIGVDKSIEKESTYLPSMVLQPFVENAIWHGLLHKDATEKGAISITVREADEQLLCTIEDNGVGREKAAQLREKSVLKSKSMGIKITEERLRLLNPKRLEELIRITDLKDALNHTSGTRVEINIPIL, from the coding sequence ATGAAGCTACAAGTATTATTGCAAGTGATAATGTTTATACTTTTAGCAGGTAGTACATCTCTCCTGGCGCAACCGGAAATTGATAGCTTACTCTCACAGCTGAAAATCACTCCGGCCGGGCAGGGAAAAATTGACTTGTACGAAAAAATAGGCTGTTATTACATGAACGTTGAAGTGCAGGATTTTGTCAGGGCTAAAAGCTATACAGACAGCATCAAACTCCTGTCCGAAAAGTTGCATAGCAGGAAGGGGCATTTTCAGGCACTGTACGCATATGGCCTGCTTGCCTACCAGCAGGGCAACTATGCCCAGGCCCAGGAAAACTTGCAGGCAGTAATTGATTACAGTAAGGCACAGGGAGATTCCGTGCGGTTGGGCGAAGGATTGTATCATATGGCGGTGGTGGATATGAATCTGGGCAAATATGACAAGAGCCTGGCCACGCTTTACCTTCTGATGGAGAATGAAGAAAAAGAGAGTGACCCCCGAAAGGTCGGTATGCTGCTCAACATGATTGGTATCATACATGACCGCACCAATAAGTTCAATGAAGCAGTAGATGCGTATATACAGGCGGGAGATATGTTCAAAAAGGCCAATCTGCCGGTTAGGTATGGCATGAGTCTTCAGAATATGGCCAACATCTATTTGGCCCAGAAAAAGTATGGCCAGGCAGCAAAAGCCTACAAAGAGGCGCTGCGGATTTTTGAAGTGGCAAGGCTGCCGGTTTTGGTTGCTATCGTTTTGGGCAATCTGGGAAGATTGTACGTAGCCCAAAATGAACATGGCCAGGCGCTTGGGTATCACCAGCGGGCACTGGTGGTCTGGCGGCAGCATAGCAGAAAACAGTCGCTGGCAAACTGCCTGAAAAATCTGGGCAATACCTCGCTCAAGCTCAAACAGTATGCGCAGGCCAGTACCTATTTGAACGAAGCCTTGCAGTTAGCTCAGGAAATCAAGGCGGATCTGCTGTTGTATGATGTGTATTCGGCCATCCAGGCCTTACATCTGGAACAGGACGATTACAAACAGGCATATCATTTCTATTCTTTAGCAAATCAAATGAAAGACAGCCTGTTCACTGAAAGTAAGATCAAAGAGGTAAATGAACTGCAGGCAAAATATGAGACTGAGAAGAAAGACAAGCAGATTGCCTTATTGGCAAAGGAAAAGGCAATCCAGGCCCAGGAAACGCAGCGGCAGGCCACTTTTAAAAAAGCTTCTATTGGCGGTGGCATCCTCATCAGTCTGTTAGCCATTTTATCGTTCTATGTTTTTCAGCAGCGGCTGAAAAATCAAAAGTTGCTCACTTCAAAAAATGATGAAATCAAGGAGGCTACGTTTAAACGCCAACTGAGTGAACTGGAAATAAAAGCCCTTCGGGCACAGATTAATCCGCATTTTTTATTCAATTGCCTCAATTCAATCAACCGGATGGTGTTGGATGGGGAAACTGATACTGCTTCGGTATACCTTTCTAAATTTTCCAAACTAGTCCGGCTAATTCTGGAGAATACAGAAACGACAACTGTCACGTTAGAGAATGAACTGGCCTTACTGGAATCCTATATTCAGCTGGAAGAACTCCGTTTCAAAGGTAAAATAAGCTATTCCATAGGCGTGGATAAGTCTATAGAGAAAGAAAGTACTTATTTGCCTTCTATGGTGTTGCAGCCTTTTGTAGAGAATGCCATCTGGCATGGCTTACTGCATAAAGATGCCACAGAAAAGGGTGCCATTTCTATTACGGTCAGAGAGGCGGATGAACAATTGTTGTGCACGATTGAAGATAATGGAGTGGGCAGAGAAAAAGCGGCGCAACTTCGTGAAAAGTCAGTGTTGAAATCTAAATCCATGGGAATCAAAATAACAGAAGAACGCTTACGGTTGTTAAACCCTAAACGGCTGGAAGAATTGATCCGCATTACAGACTTGAAAGATGCTCTTAATCATACTTCGGGAACACGTGTGGAAATCAATATTCCTATTCTTTAA
- a CDS encoding SusC/RagA family TonB-linked outer membrane protein, with amino-acid sequence MRTKTLLFLLIGLTSHFLVEAQHNFEKTVFIRAENEPLKQILHSLEKQASVKFLYTNQIISRQKITLHKENIPLSHLLDTLLKPLAIDYQVMENGFIRLTKSKTTVPVSGGLAAGSPGKNQSSDPKFISGSITDASTNEGIPGVNVLIKGTLEGKVTDADGKFSILVDTASILLFSYVGYLSQSIKVGRQTHLQIALSADNRQLDEVVVTALGVEREKREVGYAMQMVAGEDISKAQEMNLVNTLAGKIAGVTVVNNPSSIGGSSRITIRGERSLNIGKNQPLFVVDGVPITNELIGSSGRNNQEVDYGNGAGLVNPDDIESITVLKGANATALYGSRGQNGVVLIKSKTGRRSKGMGVILSSTFTLENPLRLPEYQNVYGQGINGIFEFREDLGSISWGPEMNGQLVKQFDSPTTNGFRGGDVGNLHAQIGDIDISAQLAERGEIMPTSFLSHSANVKDFFQTGITTSQHVAVSGSNDKAHIRLAYTYANQRGIIPNTDLKRHAVTLNTGYKIGSRLNLSLSANYSKSLSNNRPSLTYGNENLMFYFIWMGRSVNMRSLREYWQYGKTGVNQFNSSYGAHDNPYFTVYENTNGQDLNRLLGNISATYRFSSWLQLMLRAGTDYVDEFRNRKRAYSSQKFPKGSYREEEILLQETNVDFLLSANKAISSDISLSASVGGNALYRKIKLSDTSVPQLAIPGEYSLMNANVPLEYASFHSEKKIHSLYAFTQLGYKDLLYLELTGRNDWSSALPAHNWSYFYPSVSVSAIVSDIFSLSPHINFAKVRAGIAGVGNDTDPYQLASVYGPQTPVQGTPTYTEFNFIPNAQLKPEQSRSVETGFEMKLFQNRLAVDVSLYHTLSKNQILSARVSNTTGYRTRIINAGKIENKGLEAILTFIPIQLKNGFTWTTGINFSLNRSKVRELYTDPVTGQKIESHVISTRYVNIQASVGDRMGDIYGIGYQRVSANPNDPYYDPSGKYVGQIVYNEKGAPLATPNLIKLGNYNPDWLAGWQHTFSWKNLSLMVLLDIRKGGKLYSHTQTIGREAGSLIETLEGRTNGYDLNLPGNGVVGKGVVALTDAEGNITGFLPNTIKLPAQEWHTALTANRRILEPMMYDASFVKLREMKVSYTFSKRLLPSSFLQELTFSLVGRNLFLWSKVPHIDPETASTAGGTIIPGVDSLALPTVRSYGFTLSVKL; translated from the coding sequence ATGCGTACAAAAACGCTGCTTTTCCTGCTTATTGGATTAACCAGCCACTTCCTTGTAGAGGCGCAGCATAATTTTGAAAAAACAGTTTTCATAAGGGCAGAAAATGAGCCGTTAAAACAGATTTTACATTCACTTGAGAAGCAAGCCAGTGTAAAGTTTTTGTATACCAATCAGATTATTTCCAGGCAGAAAATTACGCTTCATAAGGAAAATATTCCTTTGTCGCATCTACTGGATACTTTACTCAAGCCTCTGGCCATTGACTATCAGGTAATGGAAAATGGTTTCATTAGACTTACAAAAAGTAAAACAACTGTTCCAGTATCAGGTGGATTAGCGGCAGGAAGTCCTGGAAAAAATCAATCTTCTGATCCCAAATTCATTTCTGGCAGCATTACTGATGCCAGCACGAATGAAGGAATACCTGGCGTAAATGTGCTGATAAAAGGGACGCTGGAAGGGAAAGTTACCGATGCTGATGGAAAATTCAGTATCCTGGTAGATACCGCTAGTATATTATTATTTTCTTATGTAGGCTATTTATCACAAAGCATAAAAGTGGGCAGGCAAACTCACCTGCAAATAGCCCTTTCCGCAGATAACCGGCAACTGGATGAAGTAGTAGTAACGGCGCTGGGAGTGGAAAGAGAAAAAAGAGAAGTAGGCTATGCCATGCAGATGGTGGCTGGTGAGGATATAAGCAAAGCCCAGGAAATGAATCTGGTGAATACACTTGCCGGAAAAATCGCTGGTGTTACGGTAGTCAATAATCCTTCCAGTATTGGAGGTTCGTCCAGAATTACCATCCGGGGAGAACGTTCCCTGAATATTGGTAAGAACCAGCCTCTTTTTGTAGTGGATGGAGTGCCAATCACCAATGAACTCATAGGTTCCTCAGGCCGCAATAACCAGGAAGTAGACTATGGCAATGGAGCAGGACTTGTAAATCCGGATGATATAGAGTCGATAACCGTATTGAAAGGAGCTAATGCTACGGCGTTGTATGGTTCCAGAGGGCAGAATGGCGTAGTGCTTATTAAGTCTAAAACTGGTAGAAGAAGTAAAGGAATGGGTGTTATCCTAAGTTCAACCTTTACGCTGGAAAATCCCCTGCGTTTGCCTGAGTATCAGAATGTATATGGCCAGGGGATCAATGGAATATTTGAATTCAGGGAGGACCTGGGAAGTATTAGCTGGGGACCTGAGATGAATGGCCAGCTGGTTAAACAATTCGATTCACCCACCACCAACGGATTCCGGGGTGGAGATGTAGGTAATTTACATGCACAGATCGGTGACATCGATATATCTGCTCAACTAGCCGAAAGAGGCGAGATTATGCCAACTTCCTTTCTTTCGCATTCAGCCAATGTAAAAGACTTTTTTCAAACCGGCATTACCACCAGTCAGCATGTGGCTGTTAGCGGAAGTAACGACAAAGCACATATCCGGCTAGCCTATACGTATGCGAATCAACGTGGTATCATTCCTAATACTGATTTAAAACGCCATGCCGTTACCTTAAATACCGGATATAAAATAGGTTCCAGGCTCAATCTTTCTTTGTCTGCTAATTATTCTAAAAGTCTGAGTAATAACCGGCCCAGCCTTACCTATGGCAATGAAAATCTGATGTTTTATTTTATCTGGATGGGACGTTCCGTGAATATGCGGTCTTTGCGGGAGTACTGGCAGTATGGGAAAACAGGGGTAAATCAGTTTAATTCAAGCTATGGCGCACATGATAATCCATATTTTACCGTATATGAAAATACCAACGGACAAGATTTAAACCGCCTCTTAGGAAATATTTCAGCCACTTACCGGTTTTCAAGCTGGTTGCAGCTCATGTTACGGGCAGGAACCGATTATGTAGATGAATTTCGCAACCGGAAAAGGGCATACAGCTCTCAGAAATTTCCCAAAGGTTCTTACCGGGAAGAAGAGATTTTATTGCAGGAAACCAATGTTGACTTTTTGCTTTCTGCGAATAAAGCTATCTCTTCAGATATTAGTTTGTCAGCAAGTGTGGGAGGCAATGCACTTTACAGAAAGATAAAATTATCTGATACTAGTGTTCCGCAGCTTGCCATTCCTGGCGAATATTCATTGATGAATGCCAACGTTCCTCTGGAATATGCCAGCTTTCACTCAGAGAAAAAGATACATAGTTTATATGCTTTCACACAACTAGGATATAAAGACTTATTATATCTTGAACTAACCGGCCGCAATGACTGGTCCAGTGCGTTGCCTGCACATAACTGGTCGTATTTTTATCCCTCAGTTTCGGTAAGCGCCATTGTTTCAGATATTTTCTCACTCTCTCCCCACATTAATTTTGCTAAAGTACGGGCAGGAATCGCCGGTGTGGGAAACGATACCGATCCTTATCAGCTAGCCTCAGTATATGGACCGCAAACACCGGTTCAAGGTACACCCACCTATACCGAGTTTAATTTTATTCCCAATGCACAGCTAAAACCAGAACAAAGTCGATCGGTAGAAACAGGATTTGAGATGAAGCTTTTCCAAAACCGTCTGGCAGTGGATGTATCCTTGTATCATACCCTAAGCAAAAATCAGATTCTGAGTGCAAGAGTGAGCAATACAACCGGGTACCGAACTCGTATCATTAATGCCGGTAAAATTGAGAACAAGGGTCTGGAAGCAATCCTTACTTTCATTCCCATCCAACTGAAAAACGGCTTTACCTGGACCACCGGAATTAACTTTTCTCTCAACCGGAGTAAAGTCAGAGAATTATACACAGACCCTGTAACCGGCCAGAAGATCGAAAGCCATGTAATCAGCACAAGGTATGTGAATATTCAGGCCAGTGTCGGCGACAGGATGGGCGATATATATGGGATTGGTTATCAGCGGGTAAGTGCCAATCCAAACGATCCGTATTATGATCCTTCGGGAAAGTATGTGGGGCAAATCGTATACAATGAAAAAGGAGCGCCCTTAGCTACTCCAAATCTCATTAAACTTGGCAATTATAACCCTGACTGGTTGGCTGGATGGCAACATACTTTTTCCTGGAAAAATCTTTCACTGATGGTTTTACTGGATATCCGCAAAGGAGGAAAATTGTATTCACATACACAAACCATTGGCCGGGAAGCAGGCTCTTTGATTGAAACACTCGAAGGCAGAACCAATGGCTATGACCTGAATTTACCTGGAAATGGAGTGGTTGGAAAAGGTGTAGTTGCTTTAACAGATGCAGAAGGCAATATTACCGGATTCTTACCGAATACTATAAAACTTCCGGCACAGGAATGGCATACCGCTCTTACAGCCAACCGGCGTATTCTCGAACCGATGATGTATGATGCTTCCTTTGTAAAACTCAGGGAGATGAAAGTAAGCTACACTTTTTCCAAACGGTTGCTGCCCTCCAGTTTCTTACAGGAACTTACCTTTTCATTGGTAGGCCGCAACTTATTTTTGTGGTCAAAAGTACCTCACATTGACCCTGAAACGGCTTCAACCGCCGGAGGTACGATTATTCCTGGAGTAGATTCATTGGCCTTACCTACTGTCAGAAGTTATGGATTTACTTTAAGTGTTAAATTATAA
- a CDS encoding helix-turn-helix transcriptional regulator encodes MLQSRLFTSEFLGQIPAREISIHKQSAAEGLGLQMIERLFHPCVIVLQDKYMNVSYLSENSLHLFGYGIDDLKNTVFRNTANYLPAEDKELFLRARQKIDEFSRTIRQREIQEHRFVMNYRFRRGDGKYIHLMEERISIADPTGKYSYFLLFKDISAEKPFMRVHLQWLKYQNGAYTKINSYVPAVDESNFSQREIEVLQLIKEGFSSKEIADTLSISINTVRNHRSNLFKKSHARNMVELLNYAASVA; translated from the coding sequence ATGCTCCAATCAAGACTTTTTACTTCTGAATTTTTGGGTCAGATACCTGCCAGAGAAATATCCATTCACAAACAATCAGCAGCTGAAGGGCTAGGGCTCCAGATGATTGAGCGGCTTTTTCATCCCTGTGTAATTGTGTTACAGGATAAATATATGAATGTATCCTACCTGAGCGAAAACAGCCTTCATCTGTTTGGGTATGGAATCGATGATTTAAAGAATACCGTTTTTAGAAATACGGCGAATTATCTGCCTGCAGAAGATAAAGAACTTTTCTTGCGGGCCAGGCAAAAAATAGATGAATTTTCCAGAACCATTCGCCAGCGTGAAATACAGGAACACCGGTTTGTAATGAATTATCGATTCCGCAGAGGTGATGGCAAATATATTCACCTGATGGAAGAAAGAATAAGTATTGCCGATCCTACAGGCAAGTATTCCTATTTTCTTCTTTTTAAAGATATATCCGCTGAAAAACCTTTTATGCGGGTTCATCTGCAATGGCTGAAATATCAGAATGGAGCGTATACCAAAATCAATTCGTATGTGCCGGCTGTGGATGAATCCAATTTTTCGCAACGGGAAATTGAGGTTCTTCAATTAATTAAAGAAGGGTTCAGCAGCAAAGAAATAGCGGATACTTTATCTATCAGCATCAATACCGTACGAAACCACCGCAGCAACCTTTTTAAAAAATCCCATGCCAGAAACATGGTTGAACTGCTTAACTATGCAGCTTCTGTCGCATAG